From Primulina tabacum isolate GXHZ01 chromosome 2, ASM2559414v2, whole genome shotgun sequence, one genomic window encodes:
- the LOC142537185 gene encoding putative phytosulfokines 6, with product MKEISKIKVISLFILLIISHTSARLLPTHQVDKTEIKLNEKSSALEDDFSSLMGMEECGDKDEECLKRRMIAEAHLDYIYTQSHKKP from the exons ATGAAAGAAATCTCAAAAATCAAAGTTATTTCACTATTTATTCTTTTAATCATTTCTCATACATCTGCTCGCCTTCTCCCCACACATCAAG TTGATAAAACAGAGATTAAGCTTAATGAAAAAAGCAGCGCACTGGAAGATGATTTTTCCAGT TTGATGGGAATGGAGGAATGTGGCGATAAAGATGAGGAGTGCTTAAAGAGAAGAATGATCGCTGAAGCTCATCTGGACTACATTTACACACAGAGCCATAAAAAACCATAg
- the LOC142527054 gene encoding polyadenylation and cleavage factor homolog 4-like isoform X1, whose amino-acid sequence MENLRRPADRSISKGPAMKKPRLTEVPTASDRSSNGRRGFTERPATSNSGVGGLSFLRDRDSESRDSVRGPFPQLPGQQPHHELVTQYKTALAELTFNSKPIITNLTIIAGENLHAAKAIAATICANILEVPSEQKLPSLYLLDSIVKNIGRDYIKSFADRLPEVFCKAYRQVDPSIHQSMRHLFGTWKGVFSLQSLQIIEKELGFTSTVVSSQGTAVSRPDSQSQHPAPSIHVNPKYLEARQQFEITRARGTSADDNGATMKSIDDVRAPERTPSINSGKSWAVPYAKSIRHHHRDLVDESVHDRNSSAAQVHSDYGPNILGRISLGTGRVSEKSKVQVFDKSCYDFVFDLTGKISQQNNGFDTNHGFEPSNSGSHLQHDKNFVSRTIYGMNRSLKNLEEEEYTWDGINSRPNDCDAVGTFAKDPRVPENYGRLDTASRVRRFQGVHDIEPRVDDKASAEGRILSGPDKNTSHVGTPGYGPKIFSTPQGPTLGAATSLKPKFMHQHSPTPSFSAREFKQTSVGPPTDPRNLAGLRNMESNNKNYPDSQHLPYRDVTQSNKERLHPETLSAANPLQQRKHFPSTQPKNTKVSRFDPSSGENLFLSQVSASDRHSTMVTSSSDKSNPHTVDSPGPGQSITSSMLAAVVQSGIPNSSTVKSRSAMPIQESGLESALGDVQPALPSDPHANFPSRLLLGNTALPAKVSQPSLPPGSPPSSVAGIHPEKPPTAVKAASDSVSSLLSSLVAKGLIASSKSDSLSFNSTKISNQSLDRGPGVPSTSSSPVSSIPGIIDKPLSSITDKPSSLKSAAEVSDDMPQSTTKIKNLIGFEFRSDVVRSFNPAVVSELSGLPHQCSICGLGVKCQEQLDRHMDWHNVRESEQNSSNITSRRWYTDSNDWVVGIGLFHDSDSATDLLGGPDETTESDNHMVPADENHCACILCGELFDDLYSQGRDEWMFKGAVYLTNPSSESHERTGTASDNIFLGPIVHANCISDQAVHDLGLACHLKLEDA is encoded by the exons ATGGAGAATTTACGTAGACCAGCTGATAGATCTATTTCAAAAGGGCCGGCGATGAAGAAACCTAGGCTCACCGAGGTTCCAACGGCATCAGATCGTAGCTCCAATGGTCGCAGAGGATTCACTGAACGGCCGGCGACTTCAAACTCCGGCGTCGGCGGCTTGAGTTTTTTGAGAGACCGGGATTCCGAGAGCCGCGATTCAGTGCGTGGGCCTTTCCCTCAACTGCCAGGTCAGCAGCCGCATCATGAGCTGGTGACTCAGTACAAGACTGCTTTAGCTGAGTTGACTTTCAACTCGAAGCCGATTATAACTAACTTAACTATTATTGCTGGCGAGAATTTACATGCAGCCAAGGCCATTGCAGCAACTATCTGCGCTAATATTCTCGAG GTTCCGAGTGAGCAGAAGCTGCCGTCTCTGTATTTATTGGACAGTATCGTGAAGAATATTGGGAGGGATTATATAAAGTCCTTTGCTGACAGATTACCCGAG GTGTTCTGCAAGGCTTATAGGCAGGTTGATCCTTCAATACATCAAAGCATGCGCCACCTTTTTGGCACCTGGAAAGGAGTCTTCTCTCTGCAGTCGCTCCAGATTATCGAGAAGGAGCTTGGATTTACTAGTACTGTAGTTTCATCTCAAGGAACAGCAGTGTCTAGGCCAGACTCACAATCCCAACACCCTGCGCCCAGCATTCATGTAAACCCCAAGTATTTGGAGGCTAGGCAGCAATTTGAGATCACCAGG GCTAGAGGAACTAGCGCTGATGATAATGGAGCCACAATGAAGTCAATTGATGATGTTAGAGCACCGGAGAGAACTCCCAGTATTAATTCTGGGAAATCATGGGCTGTACCTTATGCTAAG TCCATCCGGCATCATCATAGAGATCTTGTAGATGAGTCAGTGCATGACAGAAATTCAAGTGCAGCACAAGTACATTCGGATTATGGTCCCAATATATTAGGGCGTATAAGCTTGGGAACTGGAAGAGTTAGTGAAAAATCGAAAGTGCAAGTATTTGACAAGTCCTGTTATGATTTTGTTTTCGATCTAACGGGGAAAATATCCCAACAAAACAATGGTTTTGACACGAATCATGGATTTGAACCTTCAAACTCTGGGTCACATCTACAGCACGATAAAAACTTTGTAAGTAGGACAATTTATGGAATGAATAGGAGCTTGAAGAACTTGGAGGAAGAGGAGTATACATGGGATGGAATAAATTCTAGACCCAATGATTGTGATGCAGTTGGGACTTTTGCGAAAGATCCTCGGGTGCCTGAAAATTATGGAAGATTG GACACTGCTAGCCGTGTCCGAAGGTTTCAAGGTGTGCATGATATTGAGCCAAGGGTTGATGATAAAGCTTCAGCTGAAGGGAGGATTCTTTCTGGGCCTGATAAAAACACCTCTCATGTTGGAACTCCGGGTTATGGACCCAAAATTTTTAGTACACCACAAGGACCGACTCTAGGAGCTGCAACATCTTTGAAACCAAAGTTCATGCACCAACATTCACCTACGCCATCTTTCTCAGCCAGAGAATTCAAGCAGACCTCCGTTGGACCTCCTACAGACCCAAGAAATCTTGCAGGACTGAGAAACATGGAGtctaacaataaaaattatCCGGATTCTCAACATTTGCCATATCGAGATGTTACTCAGTCTAATAAGGAGAGGTTGCATCCTGAAACTTTATCTGCTGCGAATCCTCTTCAGCAGAGAAAACATTTTCCCTCTACTCAGCCGAAAAATACTAAAGTCTCTCGTTTTGATCCTTCCAGCGGAGAAAATCTTTTTCTGTCACAAGTTTCAGCCTCCGATCGTCACTCTACAATGGTGACTTCATCGTCTGATAAATCGAATCCGCATACTGTTGACTCCCCTGGTCCTGGACAATCGATCACCAGCAGTATGTTAGCTGCTGTAGTTCAAAGTGGTATACCTAATAGTAGTACTGTCAAAAGTCGCTCGGCTATGCCGATTCAAGAATCTGGGCTGGAATCAGCGCTAGGAGATGTGCAACCAGCTCTTCCAAGTGACCCTCATGCCAATTTTCCTTCACGGCTTTTGCTTGGAAATACTGCACTCCCTGCGAAGGTGAGCCAACCATCATTGCCACCTGGTTCCCCTCCCTCCTCTGTAGCAGGTATTCACCCGGAAAAGCCTCCAACTGCAGTTAAAGCTGCATCTGATTCAGTTTCTAGCCTTCTAAGCTCATTGGTTGCAAAAGGCTTAATAGCCTCTTCAAAATCTGATTCGTTATCCTTTAACTCAACAAAAATATCCAATCAATCTTTGGACAGAGGTCCCGGGGTTCCGAGCACTAGTTCTTCCCCAGTTTCTTCTATTCCAGGCATCATTGACAAACCTCTTTCGTCCATTACAGATAAGCCATCTTCATTAAAGTCTGCTGCTGAGGTCTCTGATGATATGCCCCAGTCAACAACAAAGAtaaaaaatcttataggctttgAATTCAGATCCGATGTAGTTCGTAGTTTTAATCCAGCTGTTGTCAGTGAACTTTCTGGTCTCCCACATCAGTGTAGTATATGTGGACTTGGGGTCAAGTGTCAAGAACAACTTGATAGACACATGGATTGGCACAATGTAAGGGAATCTGAGCAGAACTCTTCCAACATAACTTCGAGGAGGTGGTATACTGACTCAAATGATTGGGTGGTTGGAATTGGCCTCTTTCATGACAGCGATAGTGCCACAGACCTGTTGGGAGGTCCGGACGAAACAACAGAAAGTGATAACCACATGGTTCCTGCAGATGAAAATCATTGTGCGTGTATTTTATGTGGTGAGCTGTTTGATGATCTCTACAGTCAAGGAAGGGATGAGTGGATGTTCAAAGGAGCTGTTTACTTGACAAACCCATCCTCGGAGTCACATGAAAGGACTGGAACTGCTAGTGATAATATTTTTCTGGGTCCTATAGTCCATGCTAACTGCATATCTGATCAAGCAGTTCATGACCTGGGGCTGGCTTGTCATCTTAAACTG GAAGATGCATAA
- the LOC142527054 gene encoding polyadenylation and cleavage factor homolog 4-like isoform X2, giving the protein MENLRRPADRSISKGPAMKKPRLTEVPTASDRSSNGRRGFTERPATSNSGVGGLSFLRDRDSESRDSVRGPFPQLPGQQPHHELVTQYKTALAELTFNSKPIITNLTIIAGENLHAAKAIAATICANILEVPSEQKLPSLYLLDSIVKNIGRDYIKSFADRLPEVFCKAYRQVDPSIHQSMRHLFGTWKGVFSLQSLQIIEKELGFTSTVVSSQGTAVSRPDSQSQHPAPSIHVNPKYLEARQQFEITRDTASRVRRFQGVHDIEPRVDDKASAEGRILSGPDKNTSHVGTPGYGPKIFSTPQGPTLGAATSLKPKFMHQHSPTPSFSAREFKQTSVGPPTDPRNLAGLRNMESNNKNYPDSQHLPYRDVTQSNKERLHPETLSAANPLQQRKHFPSTQPKNTKVSRFDPSSGENLFLSQVSASDRHSTMVTSSSDKSNPHTVDSPGPGQSITSSMLAAVVQSGIPNSSTVKSRSAMPIQESGLESALGDVQPALPSDPHANFPSRLLLGNTALPAKVSQPSLPPGSPPSSVAGIHPEKPPTAVKAASDSVSSLLSSLVAKGLIASSKSDSLSFNSTKISNQSLDRGPGVPSTSSSPVSSIPGIIDKPLSSITDKPSSLKSAAEVSDDMPQSTTKIKNLIGFEFRSDVVRSFNPAVVSELSGLPHQCSICGLGVKCQEQLDRHMDWHNVRESEQNSSNITSRRWYTDSNDWVVGIGLFHDSDSATDLLGGPDETTESDNHMVPADENHCACILCGELFDDLYSQGRDEWMFKGAVYLTNPSSESHERTGTASDNIFLGPIVHANCISDQAVHDLGLACHLKLEDA; this is encoded by the exons ATGGAGAATTTACGTAGACCAGCTGATAGATCTATTTCAAAAGGGCCGGCGATGAAGAAACCTAGGCTCACCGAGGTTCCAACGGCATCAGATCGTAGCTCCAATGGTCGCAGAGGATTCACTGAACGGCCGGCGACTTCAAACTCCGGCGTCGGCGGCTTGAGTTTTTTGAGAGACCGGGATTCCGAGAGCCGCGATTCAGTGCGTGGGCCTTTCCCTCAACTGCCAGGTCAGCAGCCGCATCATGAGCTGGTGACTCAGTACAAGACTGCTTTAGCTGAGTTGACTTTCAACTCGAAGCCGATTATAACTAACTTAACTATTATTGCTGGCGAGAATTTACATGCAGCCAAGGCCATTGCAGCAACTATCTGCGCTAATATTCTCGAG GTTCCGAGTGAGCAGAAGCTGCCGTCTCTGTATTTATTGGACAGTATCGTGAAGAATATTGGGAGGGATTATATAAAGTCCTTTGCTGACAGATTACCCGAG GTGTTCTGCAAGGCTTATAGGCAGGTTGATCCTTCAATACATCAAAGCATGCGCCACCTTTTTGGCACCTGGAAAGGAGTCTTCTCTCTGCAGTCGCTCCAGATTATCGAGAAGGAGCTTGGATTTACTAGTACTGTAGTTTCATCTCAAGGAACAGCAGTGTCTAGGCCAGACTCACAATCCCAACACCCTGCGCCCAGCATTCATGTAAACCCCAAGTATTTGGAGGCTAGGCAGCAATTTGAGATCACCAGG GACACTGCTAGCCGTGTCCGAAGGTTTCAAGGTGTGCATGATATTGAGCCAAGGGTTGATGATAAAGCTTCAGCTGAAGGGAGGATTCTTTCTGGGCCTGATAAAAACACCTCTCATGTTGGAACTCCGGGTTATGGACCCAAAATTTTTAGTACACCACAAGGACCGACTCTAGGAGCTGCAACATCTTTGAAACCAAAGTTCATGCACCAACATTCACCTACGCCATCTTTCTCAGCCAGAGAATTCAAGCAGACCTCCGTTGGACCTCCTACAGACCCAAGAAATCTTGCAGGACTGAGAAACATGGAGtctaacaataaaaattatCCGGATTCTCAACATTTGCCATATCGAGATGTTACTCAGTCTAATAAGGAGAGGTTGCATCCTGAAACTTTATCTGCTGCGAATCCTCTTCAGCAGAGAAAACATTTTCCCTCTACTCAGCCGAAAAATACTAAAGTCTCTCGTTTTGATCCTTCCAGCGGAGAAAATCTTTTTCTGTCACAAGTTTCAGCCTCCGATCGTCACTCTACAATGGTGACTTCATCGTCTGATAAATCGAATCCGCATACTGTTGACTCCCCTGGTCCTGGACAATCGATCACCAGCAGTATGTTAGCTGCTGTAGTTCAAAGTGGTATACCTAATAGTAGTACTGTCAAAAGTCGCTCGGCTATGCCGATTCAAGAATCTGGGCTGGAATCAGCGCTAGGAGATGTGCAACCAGCTCTTCCAAGTGACCCTCATGCCAATTTTCCTTCACGGCTTTTGCTTGGAAATACTGCACTCCCTGCGAAGGTGAGCCAACCATCATTGCCACCTGGTTCCCCTCCCTCCTCTGTAGCAGGTATTCACCCGGAAAAGCCTCCAACTGCAGTTAAAGCTGCATCTGATTCAGTTTCTAGCCTTCTAAGCTCATTGGTTGCAAAAGGCTTAATAGCCTCTTCAAAATCTGATTCGTTATCCTTTAACTCAACAAAAATATCCAATCAATCTTTGGACAGAGGTCCCGGGGTTCCGAGCACTAGTTCTTCCCCAGTTTCTTCTATTCCAGGCATCATTGACAAACCTCTTTCGTCCATTACAGATAAGCCATCTTCATTAAAGTCTGCTGCTGAGGTCTCTGATGATATGCCCCAGTCAACAACAAAGAtaaaaaatcttataggctttgAATTCAGATCCGATGTAGTTCGTAGTTTTAATCCAGCTGTTGTCAGTGAACTTTCTGGTCTCCCACATCAGTGTAGTATATGTGGACTTGGGGTCAAGTGTCAAGAACAACTTGATAGACACATGGATTGGCACAATGTAAGGGAATCTGAGCAGAACTCTTCCAACATAACTTCGAGGAGGTGGTATACTGACTCAAATGATTGGGTGGTTGGAATTGGCCTCTTTCATGACAGCGATAGTGCCACAGACCTGTTGGGAGGTCCGGACGAAACAACAGAAAGTGATAACCACATGGTTCCTGCAGATGAAAATCATTGTGCGTGTATTTTATGTGGTGAGCTGTTTGATGATCTCTACAGTCAAGGAAGGGATGAGTGGATGTTCAAAGGAGCTGTTTACTTGACAAACCCATCCTCGGAGTCACATGAAAGGACTGGAACTGCTAGTGATAATATTTTTCTGGGTCCTATAGTCCATGCTAACTGCATATCTGATCAAGCAGTTCATGACCTGGGGCTGGCTTGTCATCTTAAACTG GAAGATGCATAA